TGTCCACACCCGGAATTTAGCTGCGAAGGAGCGCCCCAACATGTCGGAAGTCTACAGCCGGATCGCCGCGGTCCCCCGGTTCGACGTGTTGCCGCTCGCCGAGGTCAAGGACATGGACGGGCTCACGATGCTGCGCGCGATGCTGGCCGGCGACCTGCCGCCGCCGCCGATCGGCAAGACGCTCGGCTTCATCCTGACCGAGGTTGACGAGGGGCGCGCGGTGTTCAAGGGCATGCCGTCGTTCGACTACATGAACCCGCTGGGCACGGTGCATGGCGGCTGGACCGGTACCCT
This Microbaculum marinisediminis DNA region includes the following protein-coding sequences:
- a CDS encoding PaaI family thioesterase — translated: MSEVYSRIAAVPRFDVLPLAEVKDMDGLTMLRAMLAGDLPPPPIGKTLGFILTEVDEGRAVFKGMPSFDYMNPLGTVHGGWTGTLLDSALGCAVHTTMKPSEAYTTVEFKVNLVRPIMPETGEVTCEGLIVHRGGRIATSEATLKDAGGKLLAHGSETCIIFPMKTG